In the Anastrepha obliqua isolate idAnaObli1 chromosome 1, idAnaObli1_1.0, whole genome shotgun sequence genome, one interval contains:
- the LOC129252989 gene encoding general odorant-binding protein 84a-like, whose protein sequence is MELKISKMANCRYYRTYLDIVVSLIIVVAISFTYAQTNSKDNGVDEQPSIETTTAMADDGSAQGFDFQEVVRTCNASFTVPLEYMQRFNETAELPNTTDKTGMCFMRCYMENAGLLRNWQLNRALIMQTMWPATGDSIPVCQNEGSRETCPCKRAYAIAKCLMIRALVDARNKPIV, encoded by the exons ATGGaattaaaaatatcgaaaatggCAAACTGTCGTTACTACCGTACATACCTTGACATCGTTGTATCACTCATAATTGTTGTTGCAATAAGTTTCACATATGCACAAACGAACAGTAAGGATAATGGCGTAGATGAGCAGCCGTCCATTGAAACGACTACAGCCATGGCAGATGATGGCAGCGCGCAGGGTTTCGATTTTCAGGAAGTAGTGCGCACATGCAATGCAAGCTTTACTGTGCCATTGG AATATATGCAGCGTTTCAACGAAACAGCAGAGTTGCCAAATACGACGGATAAAACGGGCatg tgTTTCATGCGCTGCTACATGGAGAATGCTGGCCTATTGCGCAATTGGCAACTGAATCGTGCGTTGATCATGCAAACAATGTGGCCAGCAACTGGAGACTCGATCCCCGTATGTCAGAATGAAGGAT CTCGTGAAACTTGTCCTTGCAAGCGGGCTTACGCCATCGCTAAGTGTCTGATGATACGCGCTCTTGTGGATGCCCGCAACAAGCCGATCGTTTGA